A window of Pyrobaculum aerophilum str. IM2 contains these coding sequences:
- a CDS encoding alcohol dehydrogenase catalytic domain-containing protein — translation MRAVQLIKFGAPQEALQYTELPDPTPGPGEVLVKIEAAGVCGRDLVVRKGAFPHVKPPIIPGHEGVGKVIDVGAGVERDLIGMRVFLSAIYDGTCDYCRRGFENLCRNAELLGEMRNGTYGEYVVIPAKFAHPFHGVDPKAAVLATCPISTAVYVLKHIDVERKKVLVVGAGGTGIYIAQLAKVRGAEVYVSTRSPEKASVLKELGLGVATEGEKDFDVVIDTVGAPTLERSLKLAKRAGAVVVIGNVTGEKALLSPALVILRQLRVIGSMAFRPWDIYEALDLLKRGLIKPLYVEYKLQDAAKAHEDMERGRVMGRAVLLP, via the coding sequence ATGAGGGCTGTTCAGTTAATTAAATTCGGAGCCCCCCAAGAGGCGTTGCAATATACAGAGCTTCCGGACCCCACGCCAGGACCTGGCGAAGTCCTTGTAAAAATAGAAGCCGCTGGCGTGTGCGGGAGGGATCTAGTGGTTAGAAAGGGGGCTTTTCCCCACGTAAAACCGCCTATTATACCTGGCCATGAGGGAGTTGGCAAAGTGATAGACGTCGGCGCTGGCGTGGAGAGGGATTTAATTGGCATGAGAGTCTTTCTCTCAGCCATTTACGATGGCACTTGTGATTACTGCAGAAGGGGATTTGAGAATTTGTGTCGGAATGCGGAGCTTCTCGGCGAGATGCGAAACGGCACATATGGGGAGTATGTAGTGATTCCGGCTAAATTCGCTCATCCATTTCACGGCGTTGATCCAAAAGCGGCTGTTCTCGCGACGTGTCCTATTTCCACTGCCGTCTACGTCCTTAAACATATCGACGTTGAAAGAAAGAAGGTCTTGGTGGTCGGGGCTGGGGGCACTGGGATATACATAGCCCAGCTGGCCAAAGTGAGGGGAGCAGAGGTGTACGTGTCGACTAGATCGCCGGAAAAGGCTTCAGTGTTAAAAGAGCTGGGCTTGGGCGTAGCCACTGAAGGCGAGAAGGACTTCGACGTGGTTATAGATACCGTGGGGGCCCCCACGTTAGAGAGGTCATTAAAACTCGCAAAGAGGGCGGGCGCTGTAGTAGTCATAGGCAACGTAACGGGAGAAAAGGCGTTGCTCAGCCCAGCTCTTGTGATATTGAGACAGCTAAGAGTAATTGGTAGCATGGCATTTCGGCCTTGGGATATATACGAGGCCCTTGACTTATTAAAACGCGGCTTAATAAAACCCCTCTATGTTGAATATAAACTTCAAGACGCCGCAAAAGCGCATGAAGATATGGAGAGGGGCAGGGTAATGGGCAGAGCTGTTTTATTACCTTAA
- a CDS encoding D-aminoacyl-tRNA deacylase: MYVLVLSLGDPVSRTFLELHPMPLVETRGDIEVRKYGEIPAVVYKGEPTEFYREDILASLGKYAIFISRHEMSNPRPLFTVHTPGSWPDVSVANPRLASALFRALCKHAYEPFECAFEATHHAPNTSLVSATFIEVGSTEAEWRDKRAVGVLAQALEEALTKEFEGPTPTMAIGDLHYVTISDSVLRGEFDLGHVVPKYINITTNIVENILKKHTISIKKTIIFRKNIKNPIRTEIIELLRAKGIEVTLKG, translated from the coding sequence GTGTACGTCTTAGTGCTTTCTCTAGGCGACCCAGTTTCTCGGACATTTCTCGAATTACACCCAATGCCGCTGGTGGAGACGAGAGGCGATATAGAAGTGAGGAAGTACGGCGAGATACCAGCAGTAGTTTATAAGGGCGAACCCACGGAGTTTTATAGAGAGGATATATTGGCGTCTCTCGGCAAATACGCCATATTTATATCGCGTCATGAAATGTCCAACCCAAGACCGTTGTTCACCGTCCACACCCCCGGTAGCTGGCCCGACGTCTCAGTGGCTAATCCCCGCCTCGCATCGGCGCTTTTCAGAGCCTTGTGTAAACACGCGTACGAGCCTTTTGAATGCGCCTTTGAGGCTACACACCACGCGCCCAATACTTCCCTGGTGTCTGCTACATTTATAGAAGTGGGCAGCACCGAGGCTGAGTGGAGAGACAAGAGGGCGGTTGGCGTTTTGGCACAGGCGTTAGAAGAGGCTTTAACCAAGGAGTTCGAGGGCCCGACTCCCACAATGGCGATTGGGGATTTACACTATGTCACAATTAGCGACTCCGTGCTCAGGGGGGAATTTGATCTGGGACACGTTGTACCCAAATATATAAATATTACTACAAATATAGTAGAAAATATCTTGAAAAAACATACTATATCAATTAAAAAAACAATTATTTTTAGAAAAAACATAAAAAATCCTATAAGAACAGAAATAATTGAACTCCTTAGGGCCAAGGGAATAGAAGTGACTCTTAAGGGATAG
- a CDS encoding long-chain-fatty-acid--CoA ligase — MEKYQLTLNNIWKYVKEVFGDVEVAYLPPHGNNIRSTYGREYERTLRLADSLRQLGIGPGDKVATMDWNTIWHFELYWAVPGMGAVLHPLNVRLAPEDLVYIVNHAQDKALIYHRDFAPLVEKLKPHLKSVKVYIQISDGQGAATRDPEIEDVIRQGEPKPFPEISEDSVATIGYTSGTTGRPKGAYFTHRALTLHTLVSAVAFAGYRGFARPECAEHLCTFLQLVPMFHVHGWGTPWTFALLGWRQVYPGRFDPNHVVKLIAEEKVKSLAGVPTMLYMLLTAPDLHKYIEKIREIRPIFTVGGAALPKELARKASEAGFIPRVGYGMTETAPILTLGFFRHTEEMPRDLDEYYSLLTATGLPIPLVDLMVVDENLNPVPRDGKSIGEIVVRAPWVTPEYLGDLEKTKEAWRGGWFHTGDVAVWLPDGRVRIVDRAKDVIKSGGEWISSLQLEDLISTHPAVAQVAVIGVPHEKWGERPVAVVVLKPGATATEQDIIKHLEKFVEAGKIPKWWLPDKIIFTNQLPLTGTGKIDKKILKEQYKDVLR; from the coding sequence ATGGAAAAATACCAACTCACTTTAAATAACATATGGAAGTATGTTAAAGAAGTATTTGGAGATGTTGAAGTGGCCTATCTGCCGCCGCACGGCAATAACATACGATCTACTTATGGACGCGAATACGAGCGCACGCTCCGCCTAGCCGATAGCCTAAGGCAGTTGGGAATAGGCCCAGGCGATAAAGTGGCGACGATGGACTGGAACACTATATGGCATTTTGAATTATACTGGGCCGTCCCCGGAATGGGCGCTGTGTTACACCCGCTTAATGTGAGGCTGGCGCCTGAGGACCTTGTCTATATTGTAAATCACGCGCAAGATAAGGCGTTAATTTACCACAGAGACTTTGCCCCATTAGTGGAGAAGTTAAAGCCTCATTTAAAGTCCGTCAAGGTGTATATTCAAATTTCCGACGGCCAGGGAGCCGCCACAAGAGATCCGGAGATTGAGGACGTGATAAGACAGGGGGAGCCAAAGCCATTCCCCGAGATTAGTGAAGACTCCGTTGCCACAATTGGATATACTAGCGGAACTACTGGAAGGCCCAAGGGGGCGTACTTCACACACAGAGCGTTAACTTTACACACGCTTGTCAGCGCCGTCGCTTTTGCTGGCTATAGAGGTTTTGCCAGGCCTGAGTGCGCCGAACATCTCTGTACTTTTCTACAATTAGTCCCTATGTTCCACGTACACGGATGGGGAACTCCCTGGACTTTTGCGTTATTAGGCTGGCGGCAGGTTTACCCCGGCCGCTTTGATCCCAACCATGTGGTTAAACTTATAGCAGAAGAGAAAGTGAAGAGCCTAGCCGGCGTGCCCACAATGTTATATATGTTACTCACAGCGCCAGACCTCCATAAATATATAGAGAAAATCAGAGAAATAAGGCCGATTTTCACTGTTGGCGGCGCTGCCTTGCCTAAAGAACTTGCCAGAAAGGCCTCGGAGGCGGGCTTCATACCCAGGGTGGGATACGGCATGACGGAAACAGCGCCAATATTAACCCTCGGCTTCTTCAGACATACAGAAGAGATGCCCAGGGATCTCGATGAGTACTACAGCCTCCTCACTGCCACTGGTCTTCCTATTCCTCTTGTTGATTTAATGGTTGTGGATGAGAATTTAAACCCCGTGCCTCGTGATGGGAAAAGTATTGGGGAGATTGTTGTTAGAGCTCCTTGGGTCACCCCTGAATATCTCGGGGATTTAGAAAAAACTAAAGAGGCTTGGCGAGGGGGGTGGTTTCATACTGGAGACGTGGCTGTGTGGCTTCCAGACGGCCGCGTGAGAATTGTAGACAGGGCTAAAGACGTGATAAAATCTGGGGGCGAGTGGATATCTTCTCTCCAATTAGAAGATTTAATTTCCACTCACCCGGCAGTGGCGCAAGTCGCCGTAATAGGAGTACCCCATGAGAAATGGGGCGAGAGGCCAGTGGCAGTGGTGGTATTAAAACCAGGGGCAACAGCCACAGAACAAGACATAATTAAACACCTTGAGAAATTCGTAGAGGCGGGGAAAATACCAAAATGGTGGCTACCAGATAAAATAATATTTACAAATCAACTGCCCCTCACAGGCACAGGAAAAATAGACAAGAAAATACTAAAGGAACAATATAAAGATGTGTTAAGATGA